In Mugil cephalus isolate CIBA_MC_2020 chromosome 20, CIBA_Mcephalus_1.1, whole genome shotgun sequence, the following are encoded in one genomic region:
- the LOC124997869 gene encoding hydroxyacylglutathione hydrolase, mitochondrial-like, which yields MLLKSLVGSACTLIGAATALKYVPVEVKAQAAALIHTATRKSHLVEQANMRVELLPALSDNYMYLLIDAESKEAAIVDPVEPIKVVEAVRKHGVKLTTVLTTHHHWDHAGGNEKMVKLMPGLKVCGGDDRVDALTKKVSHSNSFKLGSLNVKCLFTPCHTTGHICYYVTKENSSEPPAVFTGDTLFVAGCGKFFEGTAEQMYRALIDILGSLPPETRVYCGHEYTVSNLKFARHVEPDNEVIQKKLAWAKEKCSNGEPTVPSTLAEEFTFNPFMRVKEKSVQDHVKQTDPVETMRSLRKEKDGFRVPKE from the exons ATGTTATTGAAGTCACTAGTTGGGAGTGCCTGCACTCTGATAGGAGCAGCAACAGCCCTAAAATACG TCCCTGTGGAAGTCAAGGCCCAAGCAGCCGCTCTCATTCATACCGCAACCAGGAAATCTCACCTGGTGGAACAAGCGAATATGAGGGTTGAACTTCTCCCAGCGCTCAGTGACAACTACATGTACCTGCTGATCGACGCGGAATCCAAAGAAGCCGCCATCGTTGACCCCGTGGAACCAATAAAG GTGGTGGAAGCTGTCAGAAAACATGGTGTCAAACTTACAACAGTTCTGACCACTCATCACCACTG GGACCATGCCGGTGGAAATGAGAAGATGGTGAAGTTAATGCCAGGGTTGAAGGTCTGTGGGGGAGACGACAGAGTTGATGCCCTTACGAAGAAAGTTTCTCATTCCAACAGTTTCAAA CTTGGATCTCTCAATGTCAAATGCCTGTTTACGCCTTGTCACACGACCGGTCACATCTGCTACTatgtgacaaaagaaaacagctcgGAGCCACCAGCTGTTTTCACAG GGGATACGCTGTTTGTGGCTGGTTGCGGTAAATTCTTCGAGGGTACGGCGGAGCAAATGTACAGAGCCTTGATAGATATTCTGGGAAGCCTGCCCCCTGAAACG cGTGTTTACTGCGGTCATGAGTACACCGTCAGCAATCTGAAATTTGCACGTCATGTGGAGCCAGACAATGAAGTCATTCAGAAGAAGCTCGCCTGGGCAAAG GAGAAGTGCAGCAATGGAGAACCCACTGTCCCGTCCACTTTGGCAGAAGAATTCACATTTAACCCCTTCATGAGAGTAAA GGAGAAGTCTGTGCAAGACCACGTAAAGCAGACCGACCCAGTTGAAACCATGAGAAGTCTCCGGAAAGAAAAAGATGGCTTCCGCGTGCCCAAGGAGTGA
- the fahd1 gene encoding acylpyruvase FAHD1, mitochondrial — translation MTTRNVSRFWEWGRKIICVGRNYADHAKELKNAIPTEPVLFLKPPSAYVREGSPILVPLYSSNLHHEVELGVVIGKGGTSIPQAAAMEHVAGYALCLDMTARDVQDVCKSKGLPWTLAKAFNTSCPVSDFIPKERIPDPGNVKIWLKVNDQLRQSGCTSQMIFSIPFLISYISDFITLEEGDIILTGTPKGVSAVQEHDELQAGIEDVVTMSFRVDRQE, via the coding sequence ATGACTACACGAAATGTATCTCGGTTTTGGGAATGGGGAAGGAAGATCATCTGCGTTGGGAGAAACTATGCAGATCACGCCAAGGAGCTGAAAAACGCGATTCCGACTGAGCCCGTCTTATTCCTGAAGCCACCGTCTGCCTATGTGAGAGAGGGCTCTCCTATCCTGGTGCCGCTGTACAGTAGCAACCTGCACCATGAGGTGGAGTTGGGGGTGGTCATCGGGAAAGGGGGGACCAGCATCCCGCAGGCCGCCGCTATGGAGCATGTGGCGGGTTACGCTCTGTGCTTGGACATGACAGCCCGGGACGTCCAGGACGTCTGCAAGTCCAAAGGTTTGCCCTGGACCCTGGCCAAGGCTTTTAACACCTCCTGCCCCGTGAGCGACTTCATCCCCAAAGAGCGCATCCCTGACCCGGGCAACGTCAAGATTTGGCTCAAGGTGAACGATCAGCTGCGGCAGAGCGGCTGCACCTCCCAGATGATTTTCTCCATTCCCTTCCTCATCAGCTACATCAGCGACTTCATCACCCTGGAGGAAGGGGACATCATCCTGACGGGGACTCCCAAGGGGGTCTCCGCCGTGCAGGAGCACGACGAGCTGCAGGCTGGGATCGAGGACGTAGTTACCATGAGCTTCAGAGTAGACAGACAAGAATAA